From a single Staphylococcus epidermidis genomic region:
- a CDS encoding heavy metal translocating P-type ATPase, whose protein sequence is MKNIQEQQAHESHSHDHSHDHDHGKMPIISYFIGLVLAIIGLFLSDANLLIQNILFSIATITAGYHVIILEGIGETVENTKLKGKFTPNSHILMGLAAIGASLIGSFWEGTLLILIFSGAHFLEDYAEGKSKREITKLLEMNPTTAKLILPDGNTKIVDVSELKVGDQLQVLNGDQVPIDGIILSGTTSIDESSINGESIPKEKSKGDEVFGSTINGTGTFTMEVTKENKDTVFSKILQLVSQNQDNQTKAASIIQKFEPKYVNIVLIAIPLVMLLAPFLFDWTWSQSVYRGLVLLVAASPCALAAATVSVTLSTTSNLAKKGVLSKGSTYLSQLADIDAIAFDKTGTLTNGEPKVTNYYFTHSVNEENIIDIIVALEKESNHPLANAILEKFEVKNKIDIEVTNQIGKGLTGDYNGKNYRIGKPTSFESASEEYTQFNHDWASEGKTVVYVAENEEVIGIIALMDIPNEHAKETINYFKKLGIHTTLITGDSEMTGKAVGEQLGIDEVIANVMPEDKSRIIEEQKEKFGVTAMVGDGVNDAPALVNADVGIAMGGGTDVAVEVSDLVLMQNNLSKLVQSHKISSNMGRVIRQNIIFSMAVVAFLVVVSLLGLTDITISVIVHEGSTLVVILNGLRLLRSK, encoded by the coding sequence ATGAAAAATATTCAAGAGCAACAAGCACACGAAAGTCATAGCCACGATCATAGTCATGATCATGATCACGGAAAAATGCCAATTATTTCATATTTTATTGGCTTAGTGTTGGCTATAATTGGGCTTTTTTTAAGTGATGCAAATTTATTAATACAAAACATCTTATTTTCAATTGCCACAATCACAGCCGGCTACCATGTAATTATTCTCGAAGGAATTGGAGAGACAGTTGAAAATACTAAATTAAAGGGAAAATTCACTCCTAATTCTCATATTCTAATGGGATTAGCTGCAATCGGGGCTTCTCTGATAGGGAGTTTTTGGGAAGGAACCCTTTTGATACTTATTTTTTCCGGCGCTCATTTTCTTGAAGATTACGCTGAAGGAAAAAGTAAAAGAGAAATTACTAAGCTACTCGAAATGAACCCAACGACAGCTAAATTAATCCTACCTGATGGAAACACAAAAATTGTTGATGTCAGTGAATTAAAAGTTGGAGATCAACTCCAAGTGCTGAACGGTGATCAAGTTCCAATTGATGGGATTATTTTATCCGGTACTACCTCAATTGATGAATCTTCTATTAATGGAGAAAGTATACCGAAAGAGAAGTCTAAGGGTGACGAAGTTTTTGGAAGTACGATTAATGGAACAGGTACTTTTACTATGGAAGTCACTAAGGAAAACAAGGATACTGTATTCTCTAAAATTTTACAATTAGTTAGTCAAAACCAAGATAATCAAACAAAAGCTGCCAGTATCATTCAAAAATTCGAGCCTAAATATGTTAATATAGTTTTAATCGCAATACCATTAGTAATGTTACTTGCTCCTTTTCTATTTGATTGGACATGGTCGCAAAGTGTATACAGGGGATTAGTGCTTTTAGTCGCAGCTTCACCGTGTGCTTTGGCAGCAGCTACTGTATCTGTAACATTGTCTACAACATCTAACCTAGCTAAAAAAGGCGTGCTTTCAAAAGGAAGTACTTACCTATCACAATTAGCGGATATAGATGCAATTGCCTTCGATAAAACAGGAACCCTTACGAACGGAGAACCTAAAGTAACAAATTACTATTTCACTCATTCTGTGAACGAAGAAAATATTATTGATATTATAGTCGCCCTTGAAAAGGAATCCAATCACCCACTCGCTAATGCTATTTTAGAAAAATTTGAAGTTAAAAATAAAATAGACATCGAAGTTACTAATCAAATTGGAAAAGGTCTGACAGGAGATTATAATGGAAAAAATTATCGTATTGGTAAGCCTACTTCTTTTGAAAGTGCTTCTGAAGAGTATACCCAGTTCAATCATGATTGGGCATCAGAAGGAAAGACGGTTGTATACGTAGCAGAAAATGAAGAAGTTATTGGGATTATAGCTCTAATGGATATTCCGAATGAGCATGCTAAAGAAACAATTAATTACTTTAAGAAACTTGGTATCCACACGACTTTAATTACTGGTGATTCGGAAATGACGGGAAAAGCTGTAGGCGAACAATTGGGAATAGACGAAGTTATCGCTAATGTAATGCCTGAAGATAAATCCAGAATTATAGAAGAACAAAAAGAAAAATTTGGAGTTACTGCCATGGTTGGAGATGGTGTGAACGATGCACCGGCCCTTGTTAATGCTGATGTTGGTATAGCTATGGGGGGCGGTACTGATGTGGCAGTAGAAGTATCTGATTTGGTTTTAATGCAGAACAATTTATCTAAATTAGTACAGTCTCATAAAATTTCCTCAAATATGGGTCGTGTTATTAGGCAAAATATTATTTTTTCAATGGCAGTTGTTGCCTTTTTAGTTGTCGTTAGTTTGTTAGGATTAACTGATATTACAATCAGTGTAATTGTTCATGAAGGAAGTACTTTAGTTGTTATACTAAATGGACTTCGATTATTAAGATCTAAATAA
- a CDS encoding ArsR/SmtB family transcription factor, translating to MEEKKELEEVNNKDLDDETLFVVSQTFKALGDPTRIRILHLLFYKEYSVNGIAETLHLRQSTVSHQLRFLKNLRLVKFRREGTTLFYSHDDEHTMNMLKQAIDHACHH from the coding sequence ATGGAAGAAAAAAAGGAATTAGAGGAAGTAAATAATAAGGACTTAGATGATGAAACATTATTTGTCGTATCGCAAACATTTAAAGCGTTAGGTGATCCTACGAGAATCCGGATTCTCCATTTGCTCTTTTATAAGGAGTATTCGGTAAACGGTATTGCTGAAACGCTACATCTTAGACAATCAACAGTTTCCCATCAATTGCGGTTCTTGAAAAATTTACGGTTAGTAAAATTCCGAAGGGAAGGCACAACATTGTTTTATTCCCATGATGATGAACATACTATGAATATGCTAAAACAGGCGATCGATCACGCCTGTCATCACTAG